Proteins from one Hydrogenophaga sp. SL48 genomic window:
- a CDS encoding CaiB/BaiF CoA transferase family protein, giving the protein MKPVLQNIRVLDLTHVLAGPFAGYQLAVMGAEVIKIESPDEPDQARYQGSDAALNDAGMGTAFLSQASNKKALALNLKTEAGRQVLRQLVLTADVLIENYRSGAFDALGLGYADLSAINPRLVYCSISAFGSTGPKRELTAYDGVVQAYSGMMAMTGEPGTAPVKCGAPVVDYATGTTAAMAILAALLQRSQDDGLGQFVEVAMCDVAMILASSHLTGYLWNGAHPEQKGNRYPFATIGCYQASDAPLMVSASNLRQQRRLWEALGRSDLVKHNNRDRIKGYAEEAKTLTEIFATESVDHWEPLLREHRVPVSRVQRMEAMLADEHVRGRKVLHRFAGDAGALAGLTVPVSGFQLSRSPVQVTSPPQAVGAQNHDLLSALGYPSADIEALRVLGVIS; this is encoded by the coding sequence ATGAAACCTGTTCTTCAAAATATCCGCGTTCTGGACCTGACCCATGTGCTGGCCGGCCCGTTCGCGGGCTACCAGCTGGCGGTGATGGGCGCCGAGGTCATCAAGATCGAGTCACCCGACGAGCCCGACCAGGCCCGCTACCAGGGCTCGGACGCCGCGCTCAACGACGCCGGCATGGGCACGGCGTTTCTGTCGCAGGCGTCGAACAAAAAGGCCCTGGCGCTCAACCTCAAGACCGAGGCTGGGCGCCAGGTGCTGCGGCAACTGGTGTTGACCGCCGATGTGCTGATCGAGAACTACCGCTCCGGTGCCTTCGATGCGCTGGGCCTGGGTTATGCGGACCTGTCGGCCATCAACCCGCGGCTGGTCTACTGCTCCATCTCGGCCTTCGGCAGCACCGGCCCCAAGCGCGAGCTGACCGCCTACGACGGCGTGGTGCAGGCCTACTCCGGGATGATGGCCATGACCGGCGAGCCGGGCACGGCGCCCGTGAAATGCGGTGCACCGGTGGTGGACTACGCCACCGGCACCACCGCCGCCATGGCCATCCTCGCGGCGCTGCTGCAGCGCAGTCAGGACGATGGCCTGGGCCAGTTCGTCGAGGTGGCGATGTGTGACGTGGCGATGATCCTCGCCAGTTCGCACCTGACCGGTTACCTCTGGAACGGGGCGCACCCGGAGCAGAAGGGCAACCGCTACCCCTTCGCCACCATCGGCTGTTACCAGGCGAGCGACGCGCCGCTGATGGTGTCGGCCTCCAATCTGCGGCAGCAGCGGCGGCTTTGGGAAGCGCTGGGGCGCTCCGATCTGGTCAAGCACAACAACCGGGACCGGATCAAGGGTTACGCCGAGGAGGCCAAAACCCTGACCGAGATCTTTGCCACCGAATCGGTTGACCATTGGGAGCCGCTGCTGCGGGAACACCGCGTGCCGGTGTCGCGGGTGCAGCGCATGGAAGCCATGCTGGCGGACGAACACGTGCGCGGGCGCAAGGTGCTGCACCGGTTCGCGGGCGACGCCGGTGCGCTGGCGGGCCTGACCGTTCCGGTGTCCGGCTTCCAGCTCTCGCGCAGCCCGGTGCAGGTCACATCGCCGCCGCAAGCCGTGGGCGCGCAGAACCACGACCTGCTGTCCGCTTTGGGCTACCCGTCTGCCGACATCGAAGCCCTGCGTGTCCTGGGCGTGATTTCCTGA
- a CDS encoding tripartite tricarboxylate transporter substrate binding protein has protein sequence MQPSFTQGLKAFAKAATGITVALIVGLSSAHAFPDKPIKLVVPFAPAGGTDLIARTLAVEMAKELGQPVVVDNKPGASTLIGTDLVAKSAPDGYTLVVSSIAHAVNPSLMPKMPYSTEKDFAPVSMIVRSPNVLVVRADSPFKSLKDVIAAAKADPDKLTYASPGNGTSSHLAGALFADMAKVQIKHVAYKGSGPALTDLLGGQTDMIFATSGSVGSFIDSGKLRALAVTSAERSTAYPSVPTVSEAGVPGYATEGWYGFYAPAGTPAAVIDKLNAATRKAASSEIFKSKVVSEGMVVQTGTPAEFDAFVRAEIVRWSKIVKADVLNK, from the coding sequence ATGCAACCATCTTTCACCCAGGGCCTCAAGGCCTTTGCCAAGGCCGCGACAGGCATCACCGTCGCATTGATCGTGGGCCTGTCCAGCGCCCACGCTTTCCCCGACAAGCCCATCAAGCTGGTGGTGCCGTTCGCTCCCGCCGGTGGCACGGACCTGATCGCCCGCACGCTGGCGGTGGAGATGGCCAAGGAACTGGGGCAACCCGTCGTGGTGGACAACAAGCCGGGCGCCAGCACCCTCATCGGCACCGACCTGGTGGCCAAGAGTGCGCCCGATGGCTACACGCTGGTGGTCTCGTCGATCGCGCACGCGGTCAACCCCAGCCTGATGCCGAAGATGCCCTACTCGACCGAGAAGGACTTCGCGCCGGTGTCCATGATCGTGCGCTCACCCAACGTGCTGGTGGTGCGTGCTGACAGCCCGTTCAAGTCGCTCAAGGATGTCATCGCCGCCGCGAAGGCCGATCCGGACAAGCTGACCTACGCGTCGCCCGGCAACGGCACCTCGTCCCACCTGGCCGGTGCGCTGTTCGCCGACATGGCCAAGGTCCAGATCAAGCACGTGGCCTACAAGGGGTCGGGCCCGGCGCTCACCGACCTGCTGGGCGGTCAGACCGACATGATCTTTGCCACCTCCGGCTCGGTGGGCAGCTTCATCGACAGCGGCAAGCTGCGCGCACTGGCCGTCACCTCGGCCGAGCGCTCCACGGCGTATCCCAGCGTGCCGACCGTGTCCGAGGCCGGTGTGCCCGGTTACGCCACCGAAGGCTGGTACGGCTTCTACGCGCCGGCCGGCACGCCCGCGGCGGTGATCGACAAGCTCAACGCCGCCACGCGCAAGGCCGCCAGCAGCGAGATCTTCAAGTCCAAGGTGGTGAGCGAGGGCATGGTCGTGCAGACCGGCACGCCGGCCGAGTTCGACGCCTTCGTGCGTGCCGAAATCGTTCGCTGGTCCAAGATCGTCAAGGCCGATGTGCTGAATAAGTGA
- the pcaD gene encoding 3-oxoadipate enol-lactonase, whose protein sequence is MRTTLNGIEVEYAIDGDSGPWLVMSHSLGCDIAMWDLQMPALTGRYRVLRYDTRGHGRSEATAGPYTLDQLADDAAALMKHVGIQSAVWVGFSMGGMIGQTFALKHPSLTQALVLADTTSEHHATPQSVWDERIRVAREQGMAPLVQPAIGRWFTQAYREQQPEQVAAVAQAIGGTSVDGWAGCCAAISGVNTTSRLHEIACPVLVIVGEHDIGTPLASALTIHRALPDSVLAVVSDAAHMTCIEQPSQFNRALRQFLDARVDPAFGRE, encoded by the coding sequence ATGCGAACCACCCTCAACGGCATCGAGGTCGAGTACGCCATTGACGGAGACAGCGGTCCCTGGCTGGTGATGTCCCACTCGCTGGGCTGCGACATTGCCATGTGGGACCTGCAGATGCCTGCGCTCACGGGGCGCTACCGTGTGCTGCGCTACGACACGCGCGGACACGGTCGCAGCGAAGCGACCGCAGGGCCCTACACGCTGGACCAGCTGGCCGACGACGCCGCCGCGCTGATGAAGCACGTCGGCATTCAGAGCGCTGTCTGGGTGGGGTTCTCCATGGGCGGCATGATCGGGCAGACGTTCGCGCTCAAGCACCCCTCGCTCACGCAGGCCCTGGTGCTGGCCGACACCACCAGCGAACACCATGCCACGCCGCAGTCCGTTTGGGACGAGCGCATCCGGGTGGCGCGGGAACAGGGCATGGCACCGCTGGTGCAGCCGGCCATCGGTCGCTGGTTCACGCAGGCCTACCGCGAGCAGCAGCCCGAGCAGGTGGCGGCGGTGGCACAGGCGATTGGCGGCACGTCGGTCGACGGGTGGGCCGGCTGCTGCGCGGCCATCTCGGGCGTGAACACCACGTCCCGCCTGCACGAGATTGCCTGCCCGGTGTTGGTGATCGTGGGCGAGCACGACATCGGGACGCCCCTGGCGTCGGCGCTGACCATCCACCGGGCGCTGCCCGACTCGGTGCTGGCGGTGGTGTCGGACGCCGCCCACATGACCTGCATTGAACAGCCCTCGCAGTTCAACCGAGCGCTGCGGCAGTTTCTGGACGCCCGGGTGGACCCGGCTTTCGGTCGGGAATAA
- a CDS encoding Bug family tripartite tricarboxylate transporter substrate binding protein, with protein sequence MTTTHTRRWLLQAAAASTLPTSLGAWAQAAEPSKPALPLYKFVVGFGAGGVPDAAARAMAARISERWGIPALVENKLGAGGTLAAQAVLNAPADGTTILSVSPAHATAPAIFKKMPYDTLRDFTPVTLIGDGPALIVAPKDLKAKDLADLVAQAKAQPGALNYSSAGVGSSSHFAAALFCMQAGIDVLNIPFKGVGEAMTETIAGRVHFHVAPYVSAIKLVNEGRVRALAVTGDKRLPDLPDVPTVAEAGIAGYEWKFWYGLLVSAKTPAPVVDQLHKDMTAVLRVPDVQKQLMAMGVTQSTASPAQFRALIESEIAKYARIAKAANIQPN encoded by the coding sequence ATGACCACCACCCACACCCGCCGCTGGCTGCTTCAGGCCGCGGCCGCCAGCACACTCCCCACCAGCCTGGGCGCCTGGGCTCAGGCGGCCGAACCCTCAAAGCCTGCACTGCCGCTCTACAAGTTCGTCGTCGGTTTTGGTGCGGGCGGTGTGCCGGATGCGGCGGCCCGTGCCATGGCGGCCCGCATTTCGGAACGCTGGGGCATTCCGGCCCTTGTCGAGAACAAGCTGGGGGCCGGCGGCACGCTGGCGGCCCAGGCGGTGTTGAACGCGCCGGCGGACGGCACGACCATCCTGAGCGTGTCACCCGCGCACGCCACGGCGCCCGCCATCTTCAAGAAGATGCCCTACGACACGCTGCGTGATTTCACGCCGGTCACCCTGATTGGCGACGGTCCCGCGCTGATCGTGGCGCCCAAGGACCTGAAGGCCAAAGACCTCGCCGATCTCGTTGCACAGGCGAAGGCCCAGCCCGGCGCGTTGAACTACTCGTCGGCGGGCGTGGGCAGCAGCTCGCACTTCGCGGCGGCCTTGTTCTGCATGCAGGCGGGCATCGACGTGTTGAACATTCCGTTCAAGGGGGTCGGTGAGGCCATGACCGAAACCATTGCGGGTCGGGTGCACTTTCACGTGGCGCCCTATGTCTCGGCGATCAAGCTGGTGAACGAGGGCCGGGTTCGCGCACTCGCCGTGACCGGCGACAAGCGCCTTCCCGACCTGCCCGACGTGCCCACCGTCGCAGAGGCGGGCATCGCGGGCTACGAATGGAAGTTCTGGTACGGCCTGCTGGTGTCGGCCAAGACGCCCGCACCGGTGGTGGATCAGCTGCACAAGGACATGACGGCGGTCCTGCGCGTGCCCGATGTGCAGAAGCAGCTGATGGCCATGGGCGTGACGCAGTCCACGGCCTCGCCAGCACAGTTCCGGGCGCTGATCGAGTCCGAGATCGCCAAGTACGCGCGCATCGCCAAAGCGGCGAACATCCAGCCGAACTGA
- a CDS encoding ABC transporter ATP-binding protein, protein MASVSIRNVRKHFGSTTVLHGIDIEVADGEFLILVGPSGCGKSTLLSMIAGLDTVSEGDISIGDRVVNDVSPKDRDIAMVFQSYALYPSMTVGENIAFAMEMRKVPKPERDAVVARVAKTLQIDQLLDRRPAQLSGGQRQRVAMGRALARDPKVFLFDEPLSNLDAKLRVEMRAEIKSLHQRLKSTVVYVTHDQIEAMTLGDRIAVMKDGRVQQLGTPEDIYDRPANLYVAGFMGSPTMNFLPVTLQIEDGRWVADLRNAQGHAKVVLGAVRDPSWNGRQVVLGLRPEHLHDVQPGHTASLEVVFDMIEPTGADTFGFTEINGSRVAIRLSPKRVRAAGERLHVAVDVSAVCLFDPETERLIAP, encoded by the coding sequence ATGGCCAGTGTCAGCATTCGCAACGTGCGCAAACACTTCGGCAGCACCACCGTGCTGCACGGTATCGATATCGAGGTCGCCGACGGCGAGTTCCTCATCCTCGTCGGCCCGTCGGGCTGCGGCAAGAGCACGCTGCTGTCGATGATCGCCGGGCTGGACACGGTCAGCGAGGGAGACATCTCCATCGGTGACCGGGTCGTGAACGACGTCAGCCCGAAGGACCGGGACATCGCGATGGTGTTTCAGAGCTACGCGCTGTACCCCAGCATGACCGTGGGCGAGAACATCGCTTTTGCGATGGAGATGCGCAAGGTGCCCAAGCCCGAGCGCGACGCCGTGGTGGCGCGTGTGGCCAAGACCTTGCAGATCGATCAGCTGCTGGACCGCCGGCCGGCGCAGTTGTCTGGCGGGCAGCGGCAGCGGGTGGCGATGGGCCGTGCGCTGGCGCGCGACCCCAAGGTCTTTCTGTTTGACGAACCGCTGTCCAACCTGGACGCCAAGTTGCGCGTGGAGATGCGGGCCGAGATCAAGTCCCTGCACCAGCGCCTGAAGAGCACGGTGGTTTACGTGACCCACGATCAGATCGAGGCCATGACGCTCGGCGACCGCATCGCGGTGATGAAGGACGGTCGGGTGCAGCAGCTGGGTACACCGGAAGACATCTACGACCGGCCCGCCAACCTGTATGTGGCCGGGTTCATGGGCTCGCCCACGATGAACTTTCTGCCTGTGACGCTGCAGATCGAAGACGGCCGCTGGGTGGCCGACCTGCGCAACGCACAGGGTCACGCGAAGGTCGTGCTGGGCGCCGTCCGGGACCCCAGCTGGAACGGGCGCCAGGTGGTGCTCGGGCTGCGGCCTGAACACCTCCACGATGTGCAGCCTGGTCACACCGCTTCGCTGGAGGTCGTGTTCGACATGATCGAACCCACCGGAGCGGACACCTTCGGCTTCACCGAGATCAACGGCAGCCGCGTGGCGATTCGCCTGTCCCCCAAGCGGGTGCGTGCGGCGGGGGAGCGTCTGCATGTGGCGGTGGATGTTTCTGCCGTCTGCCTCTTCGATCCGGAAACGGAGCGCCTCATCGCGCCTTGA
- a CDS encoding carbohydrate ABC transporter permease, translating to MRERLPGERRGLGRWLVYGSLLLSVLFFALPAWFALVNAFKPLADLQAGNVLGLPSQWTLEPWVEAWSTACTGASTCGGLSRYFIDSLLVVVPATVISTLWGCFNGYVLAKWRFRGVDQVLFLLMFGIFMPAALFVFPLSVVFSQLNLSHSLVGLVLVHTLYSVPVALYFRNYFVGFPGELIKAARIDGAGLWVIFWRVVLPTAKPILVVVGIMQFTAIWNDFIFALVLAPSDQQLVTVGLNNLTNVQEDVPRYNTYMAAAVIAGAPTLVLYILAGKYFVRGLTAGAVKG from the coding sequence ATGCGTGAACGTTTGCCCGGTGAACGCCGTGGCCTGGGCCGCTGGCTCGTGTACGGCAGCCTGCTGCTGTCCGTGCTGTTCTTTGCACTGCCGGCGTGGTTTGCGCTGGTCAATGCCTTCAAACCGCTGGCCGACCTTCAGGCCGGCAACGTGCTCGGCCTGCCATCGCAGTGGACGCTGGAGCCCTGGGTTGAGGCCTGGAGCACCGCTTGCACGGGCGCATCGACGTGTGGCGGGCTCTCCCGCTATTTCATCGACTCGCTGCTGGTGGTGGTGCCCGCCACGGTCATCTCCACGCTCTGGGGTTGCTTCAACGGCTACGTGCTGGCTAAGTGGCGCTTTCGCGGGGTGGACCAGGTGCTGTTCCTCCTGATGTTCGGCATCTTCATGCCGGCGGCGCTGTTCGTGTTTCCGCTGTCGGTGGTGTTTTCGCAGCTGAACCTGTCGCACTCGCTGGTCGGTCTGGTGCTCGTGCACACGCTCTACAGCGTGCCGGTGGCGCTCTATTTCCGCAACTACTTCGTGGGCTTTCCGGGCGAGCTGATCAAAGCTGCGCGCATCGACGGGGCGGGCCTGTGGGTGATCTTCTGGCGGGTGGTCCTGCCTACCGCGAAACCCATCCTGGTGGTGGTCGGGATCATGCAGTTCACCGCCATCTGGAACGACTTCATCTTCGCGCTGGTGCTGGCGCCCAGCGATCAGCAGCTGGTCACGGTGGGCCTGAACAACCTGACCAACGTGCAGGAAGACGTGCCCCGCTACAACACCTACATGGCCGCTGCCGTGATCGCCGGCGCGCCCACCCTGGTGCTCTACATCCTGGCCGGCAAGTACTTCGTGCGCGGGCTGACCGCTGGCGCCGTCAAAGGCTGA
- a CDS encoding carbohydrate ABC transporter permease, with protein MSASSRLLLDKWLPQLAVSPALVVSLVFFYGLTIWVGAVSFTDSEGVVTWNWVGWEQYIRLFADDSWWRSLWNLARYLPLVVGLPLILGCLLAMLLDQKVRFENGIRTAVLYPLALSWIVAGTIWRWLLTPDTGIEKWLIGAGFEGAVFDWIVQPRMSIYALVIVAVWASTGFVMSMFIAGLRSIDDSVIKAAMIDGASKPRIYLRVLLPTLRPTIFSAALILLPAALRTFDLVVVLTQGGPGQSSVLPAFYVFDRFFRRDQMGLGAASAMVLLMTCAMVAVPYILGELKKHRHD; from the coding sequence ATGAGCGCCTCTTCACGACTCCTTCTGGACAAGTGGCTGCCCCAACTGGCCGTGTCGCCCGCCCTCGTGGTGAGCCTGGTGTTCTTCTACGGACTCACGATCTGGGTGGGCGCGGTGTCGTTCACAGACTCCGAGGGCGTGGTCACCTGGAACTGGGTGGGCTGGGAGCAGTACATCCGCCTGTTTGCCGATGACAGCTGGTGGCGCTCCCTGTGGAACCTGGCCAGGTACCTGCCGTTGGTGGTGGGTCTGCCGCTGATCCTGGGCTGCCTGCTGGCCATGCTGCTGGATCAGAAGGTGCGCTTTGAAAACGGCATCCGAACCGCTGTTCTGTATCCGTTGGCCTTGAGCTGGATCGTGGCCGGCACCATCTGGCGCTGGCTGCTGACCCCCGACACTGGCATCGAGAAGTGGCTGATCGGCGCGGGCTTTGAGGGGGCCGTGTTCGACTGGATCGTGCAGCCCAGGATGTCCATCTACGCACTCGTCATCGTGGCGGTCTGGGCCAGCACGGGTTTCGTGATGTCGATGTTCATCGCGGGGCTTCGCAGCATCGACGACTCGGTGATCAAGGCCGCCATGATCGATGGCGCCAGCAAACCGCGCATCTACCTGCGCGTGCTTCTGCCGACGCTGAGGCCCACCATCTTCAGCGCCGCGCTGATCCTCTTGCCCGCCGCGCTGCGCACCTTCGACCTGGTCGTGGTGCTCACCCAGGGTGGACCCGGGCAAAGCAGCGTGCTGCCGGCCTTCTACGTGTTCGACCGCTTCTTCCGCCGCGACCAGATGGGCCTGGGTGCCGCATCCGCCATGGTGCTTTTGATGACCTGCGCGATGGTTGCCGTGCCTTACATCCTGGGCGAGCTGAAGAAGCACCGCCACGACTGA
- a CDS encoding ABC transporter substrate-binding protein: MTFPFQIQPTPRATRWAACALTVLATTPLWAAEKVEVIHWWTSASETAAVAKFKEAAARRGLEWDDLAVGGGDSQRILLKTRVAKGDPPTAAQINGAVRSYAANPDIVANLDAVAALGKWDEVLPEPVRRYARLGTKSYVAVPVNVHRQNVMWISTEAMKKIGATAAPKTWDEFFAMADKAKAAGIQPLAMGEDIWVNFTFMQVAFTTHKPDEYRKAFYEGDDAQLKGPGMVKAFEVMRRLRGYVDRSASTRKWNEATQMVIQGRAFAQVMGDWAKGEFTVAGKRQGADYLCATVPGSGRGHVFTSDAFLFFKVAQNAKAQADLAQVFMDKDAQVAFSLAKGSVPVRTDADVSKFDDCAKQSHADLVAGGKDGTAVATPNLFQSPARIGAWRDVVLSFWNDDSITPQQAAVSFANAAKANR; this comes from the coding sequence ATGACATTCCCGTTCCAGATCCAGCCGACACCGCGCGCCACCCGTTGGGCCGCGTGCGCGCTGACCGTGTTGGCCACCACACCCCTGTGGGCCGCAGAAAAGGTGGAGGTCATCCACTGGTGGACCAGCGCCAGCGAAACGGCGGCGGTCGCGAAGTTCAAGGAAGCGGCTGCCCGGCGCGGTCTGGAGTGGGACGACCTGGCGGTGGGCGGGGGTGACAGCCAGCGCATTCTGCTCAAGACGCGCGTGGCCAAGGGCGATCCACCGACCGCGGCGCAAATCAATGGGGCCGTGCGCAGCTATGCGGCCAACCCCGACATCGTGGCCAACCTCGATGCCGTGGCCGCGTTAGGCAAGTGGGACGAGGTGCTGCCCGAGCCGGTGCGCCGCTATGCGCGGCTGGGGACCAAGAGCTACGTGGCGGTGCCCGTCAACGTTCACCGCCAGAACGTGATGTGGATCAGCACCGAGGCGATGAAGAAGATCGGCGCCACGGCCGCGCCCAAGACCTGGGATGAGTTTTTTGCCATGGCCGACAAGGCCAAGGCGGCGGGCATACAGCCACTGGCGATGGGGGAAGACATCTGGGTCAACTTCACCTTCATGCAGGTGGCCTTCACGACCCACAAGCCCGATGAGTACCGCAAGGCCTTCTATGAGGGGGACGATGCGCAGCTCAAGGGGCCAGGCATGGTCAAGGCCTTTGAGGTGATGCGCCGTCTGCGTGGCTATGTGGACCGCAGTGCCTCGACCCGAAAGTGGAACGAAGCCACCCAGATGGTGATTCAGGGCCGCGCCTTTGCGCAGGTGATGGGTGACTGGGCCAAGGGCGAGTTCACCGTGGCCGGCAAGCGCCAGGGCGCTGACTACCTCTGCGCCACGGTGCCCGGCAGTGGCCGGGGACATGTGTTCACGTCCGACGCCTTCCTGTTCTTCAAGGTCGCACAGAACGCCAAGGCCCAGGCCGATCTGGCGCAGGTCTTCATGGACAAGGACGCCCAGGTGGCCTTCAGTCTGGCCAAAGGCTCCGTGCCGGTGCGGACCGATGCCGACGTCTCGAAGTTCGACGACTGCGCCAAACAGAGCCACGCCGACCTCGTGGCCGGTGGCAAGGACGGCACGGCGGTCGCCACGCCCAACCTGTTCCAGTCGCCCGCACGCATCGGCGCGTGGCGCGACGTGGTGCTGTCTTTCTGGAACGACGACAGCATCACACCGCAGCAGGCGGCTGTGAGCTTCGCCAACGCGGCCAAGGCCAATCGTTGA
- a CDS encoding cupin domain-containing protein has translation MSTHPLPTERVGINGKVLTAVELPAGFNMREGRRLRMREVTIQPGGFLPMHSHASRPAVAFVLQGVMTEYLEGEDQPVTVRAGESYATFMKPHALQNQGSVPVVFLEIDLV, from the coding sequence GTGTCCACGCACCCGTTGCCGACCGAGCGTGTGGGCATCAACGGCAAGGTACTGACCGCTGTCGAATTGCCGGCCGGATTCAACATGCGAGAAGGGCGCCGCCTGCGCATGCGCGAGGTCACCATTCAGCCCGGCGGCTTTCTGCCCATGCATTCGCATGCCAGCCGCCCCGCCGTGGCCTTTGTGCTGCAAGGCGTGATGACCGAATACCTCGAAGGCGAAGACCAGCCCGTGACGGTCCGCGCCGGTGAGTCCTACGCGACTTTCATGAAGCCGCACGCCTTGCAGAACCAGGGGTCGGTCCCGGTCGTGTTTCTCGAGATCGACCTCGTCTGA
- a CDS encoding substrate-binding domain-containing protein, which yields MTARPVLRVLAPQAFSHALDALAKRFTDAGGPAVEMGYGPATGSSERAITARLDRGEVADVALLPTRLLEERSRTGLVLAETSVEVLRSGIGLCVQQGQPVPDIGTVDALRLVLLRARSVALSQAGSGEYVAGQLLQRLGIESDVLGRCQRFAQEPVAAVVARGDAELGFQQICELLPMPGIRLVGAMPEAVQHRTAVSAGVLVSSAQAEQALGFVRHLRSRAAVPVLAAAGLDAAADL from the coding sequence GTGACCGCCCGGCCTGTGCTGCGGGTGCTGGCGCCGCAAGCCTTCTCGCACGCGCTGGACGCGCTGGCCAAGCGCTTCACCGATGCGGGTGGACCGGCCGTGGAGATGGGCTACGGACCGGCGACCGGCAGCAGCGAGCGCGCCATCACGGCGCGACTGGATCGCGGCGAGGTGGCCGACGTGGCGCTGCTGCCGACACGGCTGCTCGAAGAACGATCACGCACCGGCCTGGTCCTGGCAGAGACCAGTGTCGAGGTGCTGCGCTCCGGCATTGGCCTTTGTGTGCAACAGGGGCAGCCTGTGCCCGATATCGGCACGGTGGACGCGCTGAGGCTTGTGCTGCTGCGGGCTCGGTCGGTGGCGCTCTCGCAGGCCGGCAGCGGCGAGTACGTGGCCGGTCAACTGTTGCAGCGTCTGGGCATCGAGTCCGACGTGTTGGGCCGCTGTCAGCGGTTCGCGCAAGAGCCGGTGGCCGCTGTGGTGGCGCGTGGAGATGCCGAGCTGGGCTTTCAGCAGATCTGCGAGCTGCTGCCCATGCCCGGTATCCGGTTGGTGGGCGCAATGCCAGAGGCCGTCCAGCACCGGACCGCAGTGTCTGCGGGGGTGCTCGTGTCGAGCGCGCAAGCGGAGCAGGCCTTGGGCTTTGTCCGGCACCTGCGATCACGCGCCGCCGTTCCCGTGCTGGCCGCAGCGGGACTGGATGCCGCTGCGGACCTGTGA
- a CDS encoding alpha/beta fold hydrolase — translation MTSTSQPRTFVLVHGAGHGAWAWRRLADLLRAHGHRVHTPTLTGLAERSHLMSGDITLQTHIQDVVNLFRWEDIEDATLVAHSYGGWVVSGAVEQLETRVSALAYVDAFLPENGQRGHDLLNEQQKAQLEAANAQGDVSRPGPTSTALRIQRPEDAAWVDAHITPQPLGVSMDPVRLSGARERVPHKLYVRTPLFPQPVFDAALARCQADAGWRTAVMDGCGHDPMIDDPEGLAALLEGLK, via the coding sequence ATGACATCCACATCCCAACCCCGAACCTTCGTGCTCGTTCATGGCGCAGGCCATGGTGCCTGGGCATGGCGCCGCCTGGCCGACCTGCTGCGTGCCCATGGTCATCGCGTGCACACGCCCACGCTCACCGGGCTCGCCGAGCGTTCACACCTGATGAGCGGCGACATCACGTTGCAGACCCACATCCAGGATGTGGTGAACCTCTTCCGCTGGGAGGACATCGAAGACGCGACGCTGGTGGCCCACTCCTACGGTGGCTGGGTGGTCAGTGGCGCGGTCGAGCAACTGGAGACACGTGTTTCCGCCCTCGCGTATGTGGATGCGTTCCTGCCTGAAAATGGGCAGCGCGGCCACGACCTGCTGAACGAACAGCAGAAGGCCCAGCTGGAAGCGGCCAATGCCCAGGGGGACGTCTCCAGGCCCGGACCGACCAGCACCGCCCTGCGCATCCAGCGCCCCGAAGACGCGGCCTGGGTCGACGCCCACATCACGCCGCAGCCGCTGGGCGTTTCCATGGACCCGGTGCGACTGAGTGGGGCCCGCGAGCGTGTGCCACACAAGCTGTACGTGCGCACGCCCTTGTTCCCGCAGCCGGTCTTCGACGCGGCACTCGCCCGCTGTCAGGCCGATGCCGGCTGGCGCACTGCGGTGATGGACGGCTGCGGCCACGACCCGATGATCGACGACCCTGAAGGCCTGGCGGCACTGCTGGAAGGGCTGAAGTGA